The Thermotoga neapolitana DSM 4359 sequence TTTCTCTCTCATGTACCCGAAGATAGATGTTCTTCTTGAGTACGCCTCAAGAAAGAGGGAAAAGCCCTTCATCATGTGTGAGTATGCCCACGCGATGGGAAACAGTGTGGGAAATCTGAAGGACTACTGGGATGTGATAGAAAAGTATCCGTATCTTCACGGAGGGTGCATCTGGGACTGGGTGGACCAGGGAATCAGGAAAAAGGATGAAAACGGAAAGGAATTCTGGGCGTACGGCGGAGATTTCGGCGATGAACCAAACGACAAGAATTTCTGCTGCAACGGAGTGGTCCTTCCCGACAGAACACCCGAGCCAGAGCTTTACGAGGTGAAGAAATTCTATCAGAACATCAAAGTGCGCCAGATCGCAAAAGACACCTACGAAGTGGAGAACGGGTATCTCTTCACAGATCTTGAGATGTTCGATGGAACCTGGAGGATCAGAAAAGACGGTGAAGTGGTGAGAGAAGAAAGGTTCAAACTCTCAGCCAGGCCAGGAGAAAAGAAAATTCTTAAGATACCACTTCCAGAGATGGAAGACTCCGAGTATTTCCTTGAGATCTGTTTTTCCCTTTCTGAAGATACCCTCTGGGCGAAGAAAGGACACGTTGTGGCGTGGGAACAGTTCCTCATAAAACCTCCTTCCTTTGAGAAGACTGTTGTTCGAGAAAGTGTGGATCTCTCAGAAGATGGAAGACATCTTTTTGTGAGGTCAAAGGACACAGAACTTGTGTTCTCTAAATTCACCGGCCTTCTGAAGCGCATCGTGTACAGGGGAAGAAATATCCTGACAGGATCGATCGTTCCAAATTTCTGGAGGGTTCCAACGGACAACGACGTCGGAAACAAAATGCCAGAGAGGCTATCCATCTGGAAGAGGGCATCAAAAGAAAGAAAACTCTTCAAGATGTTCTTCTGGAAGAAAGAAGAAAACAGCGTATCCGTTCAGAGTGTCTATCAGGTACCCGGAAACAGCTGGGTGTACCTCACCTACACCATCTTTGGAAACGGTGACATCCTCGTGGATCTTTCCCTGATTCCCGCAGAAGGTGTACCGGAGATTCCAAGGATCGGTCTTCAGTTTGCCGTTCCTGGAGATTTCAGGTTCGTTGAGTGGTACGGAAGGGGTCCGCACGAGACCTACTGGGACAGAAAAGAAAGCGGACTTTTTGCTCGATACAGAAGGACTGTTCAAGATATGATACACAGGTACGTCAGGCCACAGGAGACAGGAAACAGATCGGACGTGAGATGGTTCGCTCTCTCCGATGGAAGGGTGAACCTTTTCGTGTCGGGCATGCCGGTGGTGGATTTCAGTGTCTGGCCGTTCTCCATGGAAGACCTGGAAAAGGCAGATCACGTGAACGAACTTCCAGAAAGGGACTTTGTCACCGTGAATGTGGACTACAGACAGATGGGACTTGGAGGAGACGACAGCTGGGGGGCACAGCCCCACCTGGAGTACAGGCTTCTACCAGAACCGTATCGCTTTTCTTTCAGAATGAGGGTAAGTGAGGAAATTCTATCCTGGAGGGTTCTTCCAGCGATCTCTGAAACACTTCACGCTGAGATGTCCTCAGAGGACATGATACGCGAAGGAGACACCCTGAAAGTGAAACTTTCTCTTCTGAACGATTCTCCACTGAGCAGAAAAGACCAGATCATACTCTTTGTGGACGGAAAAGAACATTCGGCAAAGAAGGTGGTTATACCACCCTTCAAAGAGGAAACGCTGGTCTTCAAAGTGAACGGACTGAAGAGGGGAGAGCACCTCGTATCCACCAGTCTGAACACGGGAAAAACCATCTATGTGAGGTGATCTGTGTGGAGATCTTCAAAAGACCGTTCAGAGAAGGGAGCTTCGTTCTGAAAGAGAAGGACTACACCGTTGAGTTCGAGGTGGAGAAGATCCATCTTGGATGGAAGATTTCAGGGAGAGTGAAGGGAAATCCCGGAAGGCTTGAGATCTTTCGGACAAACGCACCGAAGAAACTCCTCGTGAACAACTGGCAGTCCTGGGGACCCTGCAGGGTGGTGGATCTTCCATCCTTCACCCCACCCGAGATAGATCCAAACTGGCAGTACACGGCCTCTGTGGTACCGGATGTGATCAAAAACCGTCTTCAGAGTGACTACTTCGTGGCAGAGGAAGGGAGAGTATACGGTTTTTTGAGTTCGAAGATCGCACATCCTTTCTTTGCGGCAGAGAATGGAGAACTTGTTGCGTATCTTGAGTACTTCGATGTGAAGTTCGATGACTTCGTTCCGATAGAACCTTTTGTCGTTCTTGAAGATCCAAACACCTCTCTCCTTCTGGAAAAGTACGCTGAACTCGTCGGGAAGGAAAACAGCGCGAGGATTCCAGAACGTACACCGGTTGGATGGTGCAGCTGGTACCACTATTTCCTCGATCTCACCTGGGAGGAGACTTTGAAGAATCTGGAACTTGCAGGAGAGTTTCCCTTCGAGGTCTTTCAGATAGACGACGCGTATGAAAAAGACATCGGAGACTGGCTCGTCACGAAGAAAGACTTCCCATCTGTGGACGAGATGGCAAGGACGATACAGGAGAAAGGCTTTGTTCCTGGTATATGGACCGCACCGTTCAGTGTTTCAGAAACATCGGATGTGTTCAACTCCTATCCGGACTGGGTCGTGAAGGAAAACGGAATGCCAAAGATGGCGTACAGGAACTGGAACAGAAAGATCTACGCTCTTGACCTTTCAAACAAAGAAGTCCTGGACTGGCTCTTCGACCTCTTCAGCTCTCTCAAGAAGATGGGCTACAGATACTTCAAGATCGACTTTCTCTTTGCAGGAGCGATTCCGGGTGAGAGGAAAGAAAACATCACACCCGTTCAGGCGTTCAGAAAGGGGATGGAGGTGATCAGAAAGGCGGTTGGAGACTTGTTCATACTCGGATGTGGCTCTCCCCTTCTTCCTGCGGTGGGCTACGTTGACGGCATGAGGATAGGGCCGGACACCACACCCTTCTGGGGTGATCAAATAGAAGACAACGGAGCACCCGCTGCAAGATGGGCTCTGAGAAATGCCATCACACGTTACTTCATGCACGACAGACTCTGGCTGAACGATCCGGACTGCCTCATCCTGAGAGAGGAAAAAACAGAACTGACCCCAAAAGAGAGAGAGCTCTACTCGTACACCTGTGGGATCCTCGACAACATGATCATAGAAAGTGACGACCTGTCACTTGTGAAAGAGCACGGAAGGAAGGTTCTGAGAGAGACACTCGATCTTCTCGGGGGAAAGCCCCGTGTTCTGAACATCATGACAGAGGATCTGAAGTACGAGATCGTCTCGTCTGGCACGATCTCTGGAAACACCAGGCTCGTTGTCGATCTCAAAAACAGAGAGTACCATCTGGAAAAAGAGGGAAAGTCCTCTCTGAGAAAGAAGGTTGTCAAAAGAGAAGACGGAAGAAACTTCTACTTCTACGAAGAGGGTGAGAGAGAATGATGGAACTCAGGTACAACCCGCTCACAGACGAATGGGTGATCATCTCCGCTGCAACACAGAAAAGACCGGTTCAGCCTTCGAAAACGGAGTGTCCCATATGTGTGGGAGGACTGGAACTTCCCGAAGAGTACGATCTGGTTACCTTCGAAA is a genomic window containing:
- the galA gene encoding alpha-galactosidase, with the protein product MEIFKRPFREGSFVLKEKDYTVEFEVEKIHLGWKISGRVKGNPGRLEIFRTNAPKKLLVNNWQSWGPCRVVDLPSFTPPEIDPNWQYTASVVPDVIKNRLQSDYFVAEEGRVYGFLSSKIAHPFFAAENGELVAYLEYFDVKFDDFVPIEPFVVLEDPNTSLLLEKYAELVGKENSARIPERTPVGWCSWYHYFLDLTWEETLKNLELAGEFPFEVFQIDDAYEKDIGDWLVTKKDFPSVDEMARTIQEKGFVPGIWTAPFSVSETSDVFNSYPDWVVKENGMPKMAYRNWNRKIYALDLSNKEVLDWLFDLFSSLKKMGYRYFKIDFLFAGAIPGERKENITPVQAFRKGMEVIRKAVGDLFILGCGSPLLPAVGYVDGMRIGPDTTPFWGDQIEDNGAPAARWALRNAITRYFMHDRLWLNDPDCLILREEKTELTPKERELYSYTCGILDNMIIESDDLSLVKEHGRKVLRETLDLLGGKPRVLNIMTEDLKYEIVSSGTISGNTRLVVDLKNREYHLEKEGKSSLRKKVVKREDGRNFYFYEEGERE